From the genome of Chionomys nivalis chromosome 19, mChiNiv1.1, whole genome shotgun sequence, one region includes:
- the Col6a2 gene encoding collagen alpha-2(VI) chain produces MASFWKCQVRTSGHMTAVKMLQGSFSVFLLGGLLGVLHAQQQEVISPDITTTDRNNNCPEKADCPVNVYFVLDTSESVAMQSPTDSLLYHMQQFVPQFISQLQNEFYLDQVALSWRYGGLHFSDQVEVFSPPGSDRASFTKSLQGIRSFRRGTFTDCALANMTQQIRQHGSRGVVHFAVVITDGHVTGSPCGGIKMQAERAREEGIRLFAVAPNRNLNEQGLRDIANTPHELYRNNYATMRPDSTEIDQDTINRIIKVMKHEAYGECYKVSCLEIPGPHGPKGYRGQKGAKGNMGEPGEPGQKGRQGDPGIEGPIGFPGPKGVPGFKGEKGEFGSDGRKGAPGLAGKNGTDGQKGKLGRIGPPGCKGDPGSRGPDGYPGEAGSPGEQGDQGAKGDAGRPGRRGPPGDPGDKGSKGYQGNNGAPGSPGVKGGKGAPGPRGPKGEPGRRGDPGTKGGPGSDGPKGEKGDPGPEGPRGLAGEVGSKGAKGDRGLPGPRGPQGAIGEPGKQGSRGDPGDAGPRGDSGQPGPKGDPGRPGFSYPGPRGTPGEKGEPGPPGPEGSRGDFGLKGAPGRKGDKGEPADPGPPGEPGPRGPRGVPGPEGEPGPPGDPGLTECDVMTYVRETCGCCDCEKRCGALDVVFVIDSSESIGYTNFTLEKNFVINVVNRLGAIAKDPKSETGTRVGVVQYSHEGTFEAIRLDDERVNSLSSFKEAVKNLEWIAGGTWTPSALKFAYNQLIKESRRQKTRVFAVVITDGRHDPRDDDLNLRALCDRDVTVTAIGIGDMFHETHESENLYSIACDKPQQVRNMTLFSDLVAEKFIDDMEDVLCPDPQIVCPELPCQTELYVAQCTQRPVDIVFLLDGSERLGEQNFHKARRFVEEVSRRLTLARRDDDPLNARMALLQYGSQNQQQVAFPLTYNLTTIHEALERTDYLNSFSHVGAGIVHAINNVVRGAQGGARRHAELSFVFLTDGVTGNDSLEESVHSMRKQNVVPTVIAVGSDVDMDVLTKISLGDRAAIFREKDFDSLAQPSFFDRFIRWIC; encoded by the exons GACATCAGGGCACATGACGGCTGTCAAGATGCTCCAGGGTTCTTTTTCTGTGTTCCTGCTTGGGGGGCTCTTAGGAGTCCTCCATGCTCAGCAGCAGGAAGTCATctctcctgacatcaccaccactgacaGGAACAACAACTGTCCAG AGAAGGCCGACTGCCCCGTCAACGTGTACTTCGTGTTGGATACGTCGGAGAGCGTGGCCATGCAGTCCCCCACAGACAGCCTGCTCTATCATATGCAGCAGTTTGTACCACAGTTCATCAGCCAGCTGCAGAATGAATTCTACCTGGACCAGGTGGCCCTGAGCTGGCGTTACGGTGGCCTGCACTTCTCGGACCAAGTGGAGGTGTTCAGCCCACCGGGCAGCGACCGGGCTTCCTTCACTAAGAGCCTCCAAGGCATCCGCTCCTTCCGCAGGGGCACCTTTACTGACTGTGCCCTGGCCAACATGACACAGCAGATCCGACAGCACGGAAGCCGAGGGGTGGTCCACTTTGCTGTGGTCATCACCGACGGCCACGTCACAGGCAGTCCGTGTGGGGGCATCAAAATGCAGGCCGAGCGGGCCCGTGAGGAGGGCATCCGGCTCTTTGCTGTAGCCCCGAACAGGAACCTAAACGAGCAAGGCCTGCGGGACATCGCTAACACCCCTCATGAGCTCTACCGCAACAACTATGCCACCATGAGACCCGACTCTACTGAGATTGACCAGGACACCATCAATCGCATCATCAAGGTCATG AAACATGAAGCCTACGGAGAG TGCTACAAAGTGAGCTGCCTGGAGATTCCTGGGCCCCACGGACCCAAGGGCTACCGAGGACAGAAG GGTGCCAAGGGCAACATGGGAGAGCCAGGAGAGCCTGGACAAAAGGGACGACAG GGAGACCCTGGCATCGAAGGCCCCAttggattcccaggacccaaG GGTGTGCCTGGCTTCAAGGGAGAGAAG GGTGAATTTGGATCAGACGGTCGGAAG gGAGCCCCTGGCCTAGCTGGCAAGAATGGAACTGATGGACAGAAG GGCAAACTGGGCCGCATTGGACCTCCAGGTTGCAAGGGAGACCCAGGAAGTCGG GGCCCCGACGGATACCCTGGAGAAGCTGGAAGCCCAGGCGAGCAAGGAGACCAAGGTGCCAAG GGGGACGCTGGCCGCCCAGGACGCAGGGGACCACCAGGAGATCCTGGAGATAAGGGAAGCAAG GGATACCAAGGCAACAACGGAGCTCCTGGAAGTCCCGGAGTGAAAGGAGGCAAGGGAGCACCTGGCCCCCGTGGACCAAAAGGAGAACCC GGACGCAGGGGAGATCCTGGAACCAAGGGCGGCCCAGGCAGTGACGGTCCAAAGGGGGAGAAG GGAGACCCTGGTCCTGAGGGGCCCCGAGGCCTGGCTGGAGAAGTTGGCAGCAAAGGAGCCAAG GGAGACAGAGGTTTACCTGGACCCAGAGGCCCCCAGGGCGCTATTGGGGAGCCCGGAAAACAG GGATCTCGGGGAGACCCTGGTGATGCTGGACCCCGTggagattcaggacagccaggtcccAAG GGAGATCCTGGAAGGCCTGGATTCAGCTACCCAGGACCCCGAGGAACACCC GGTGAAAAAGGAGAGCCCGGCCCACCAGGCCCCGAG GGAAGCCGAGGAGACTTTGGCCTGAAAGGAGCACCCGGAAGGAAAGGAGACAAAGGCGAGCCA GCTGATCCTGGTCCCCCTGGTGAACCTGGACCTCGAGGGCCAAGAGGAGTCCCAGGACCTGAG GGAGAACCTGGCCCTCCTGGAGACCCTGGTCTCACG GAATGTGACGTCATGACCTATGTGAGGGAAACCTGCGGGTGCTGCG ACTGTGAGAAGCGTTGTGGTGCTCTGGATGTGGTCTTCGTCATCGACAGCTCTGAGAGTATTGGCTACACCAACTTCACCTTGGAGAAGAACTTCGTCATCAATGTGGTCAACAGGCTGGGCGCCATTGCCAAGGACCCCAAGTCTGAGACAG GCACACGCGTGGGTGTGGTGCAGTACAGCCACGAGGGCACTTTTGAGGCCATCCGGCTGGATGACGAGCGAGTCAACTCCCTGTCCAGTTTCAAGGAGGCTGTCAAAAACCTCGAGTGGATTGCCGGTGGCACCTGGACACCCTCTGCCCTCAAGTTTGCCTACAATCAGCTCATCAAGGAGAGCCGGCGCCAGAAGACCCGGGTGTTCGCAGTGGTCATCACAGATGGGCGTCACGACCCCCGCGACGATGACCTCAATCTCCGGGCCCTGTGTGACCGAGATGTCACCGTGACAGCCATCGGCATTGGTGACATGTTCCATGAGACGCACGAGAGTGAAAACCTCTACTCCATCGCCTGTGACAAGCCGCAGCAGGTGCGCAACATGACACTGTTCTCTGACCTGGTGGCTGAGAAGTTCATCGATGACATGGAAGATGTCCTTTGCCCAG aTCCCCAGATCGTGTGTCCAGAACTTCCCTGCCAAACAG AGCTATATGTGGCCCAGTGCACACAGCGGCCTGTGGACATTGTCTTCCTGCTGGATGGCTCGGAGCGGTTGGGCGAGCAGAATTTCCACAAGGCCCGGCGCTTCGTGGAGGAGGTATCGCGGCGCCTGACTCTGGCACGGAGGGACGATGACCCGCTCAACGCCCGCATGGCCCTGTTGCAGTACGGCAGCCAGAATCAGCAGCAGGTGGCCTTCCCACTGACCTACAACCTGACCACCATCCATGAGGCACTGGAGAGAACTGACTACCTCAATTCCTTTTCTCACGTGGGTGCCGGCATCGTGCATGCCATCAACAATGTGGTGCGGGGTGCACAGGGCGGGGCGCGGCGTCACGCAGAGCTCTCCTTTGTCTTCCTCACGGATGGCGTCACGGGTAATGACAGCCTGGAGGAGTCGGTGCACTCCATGCGCAAGCAGAATGTGGTGCCCACCGTGATCGCTGTGGGCAGCGACGTGGACATGGATGTGCTTACCAAGATCAGCCTGGGTGACAGGGCGGCCATCTTCCGGGAGAAAGACTTTGACAGTCTGGCCCAGCCCAGCTTCTTTGACAGGTTCATCCGCTGGATCTGTTAG